The stretch of DNA ttttttactcacTTTGAAACTGCACCTGACATGAGTTAAGCTAAGGGACAACTGCAAGATGTCTGTCCAAAGCAAATTATCCCCTCTTCAAAATCTACTGATGTGGGTGGCTACCATCAAGACCTGACCATCTTGAAAAGACACCGGTTTTcctcaagaagaaaatattaggCAGGCTAGATAAAGATACTGGATTGTACATGCCTATGCTGCTTTGTTGAGTCAACACTTGCTTCCCATTAACAGCTTTTGCTCAGTGCATTTTAAGACACAGAATACAACCAACACCTGTGCACATGACTTCGGAATTTACCATCAATTCCCTATACAGGCCAAGTTAAATGGGGGCACCCCAGAACTCAATGAGTAATCAACAGAATCAAGTATGACACCTGACCTTCCACAAAAGAGGAACCTCGAGTCACACTTCTGCCTCCACAAATGACCACAGAACTCATCCCAGCAGGTTCAAGTAAGCATGATGCAATAAAGCCATTTATCTGGCCTAAGGCTGGTGACACGCAGCAgatcctgcccacccccagcacgTTCTATCTGGCAACGAAGTCCCCTTGAGAGGAGCCACAAATGAAGTACTTACATTTCTCAGGATAACAAAACACGGACAAATACAAGATTACTAAGTATATGTTCATTTCAGTTGTTCCTGCATGGCTCAATTAGTTTAGGAGGGAAAAAGTATAATGACAGTCTTGTTTTAGGTATCACTTAAGGAGCCTAGACTCCTAACTTAGGTGCCCACACAGCCAGCAAGGCTTTCAAAGAACCCAGGCTGGGGGGGTTCAATTTAGCCTGCCTCTCTAAACCTGACTCCTTAAACAGTTTAAGTTCGGCAATGCCAGTAACACCTGTCTTCTTACAGATGGAGTAATAAAAGTCTTCACTAGAAGTGCtgttaaaataaaccaaaagcaCCAAGAAACTACATTCTATTCTACTGGTAACACattacatattaaaaatcaagacaacaaaaaaatttaactgATTACATGCAGGTAAAAAGACAAGCTGTAACTCAGTTTATTTACAGTACTCCATTGTTCAAACTGAAACTGGGAAACTGTGCTTCATACAGCTCTTAGCAGtgctctttaaataaataagccaTAAAGGGCATAGAAAATTCTTAATATTTaggaaaacacacacattcTTAAATCTCTCATAGAACAACTGTGTACAATAGTGAATATAATTACAGTAAGAAAATGAAGCTCAACACTGAGGTTCTTTACTCCATATAGAGCTCCATAAATACTAAGCTTTGTAAAGTATAATTGCCCTTAAAGTACTTACATTGAAGTCCTATATCTATATACATCTACCTCTCTCCATTAGAGAACCCTTCGTTAGAATCATAGTGTGCTTGTGCAATTTTGTTTGGCGTGGAGTTCTGAACCAAGTCCATTAAGAGAACCATTTTGTTATCTATGTGTGTCTGAAGAGTCTGGATTTGGCGATCAATGTAGTCCATTAGCTTTTTCTCCATCAGCTCCATATTTTTTGAGATGATCTTTTCCAAATAGGAGCAAATAGGCTGTTGTTCTACTCTGTGAAAAGAGCAAATATAAGAGTAAGTATAACCTATTTCTTAATGACAAGGGCCATGACAGAGATCTGGGCGCTTGaacttcttttaaatgtaaCATCTCATTTATTAGACAATAAACTTTGGAAGGTATTAGCTTTTATCACAAGCAAAATACCTTGCCTGCCtgacatgttttgttttaaacctcaAATTTTTTAAGAACATGCTAGGGTATGTAATCATCTtctttcaaccttttttttttttcaaaggctcCATTATGCATTAGACAGCTCAATTATGTACAACAAAACTCACATAATTCAACAATATATACAGTTCAAATTCTGTCAGTATGCCAGACTATATTCTTCACAGCTGAAGTGTTTCAAGAGTTATACATACCCTgcaattctttatttttgcatctGCATTCTTTAAAAAGACTCTACTTTCCCAGGAGCCAGGCTCTATTAAAACTCTGATTCCTACACAACATTCCTACAGCTCAGTATTTCCACTAATGTTCCTTAGGTATCAAACTGGGTACACTACTACTATGAAGTTTGCACTGTAAATGCCAAAAAATGAGCGAGGACAGGAAAGATCAGTGGGATGAGATACACCAAGTATAGCAGAAAGGTCACAGCACATTGTGTGAAAAAAGAAGACATAAGAATTTAGGAGGTAGAaataatcaaaatgaaaatatagtaACAGATAAGGCAAACTAAATTTACATTAAACTGCAGAAAGAttgtacttttttaaaaatcacaataGGTGAAATGGAGGCAAAACACcatttttgtaacaaaaatgtaacaaaagaaGTTTAGTAACACCAAATGAGgtgatttcttctgaaaaaattcCTATATATTCAAGCAGCTCACCTGGAAAATTAACTGTAATCATGTTCATCGCCACACAGCCTTCAAAACCACGTATTTTAAGAGTCACTATTATTGTTAATGGGAATAAAACACCCACATgatgtattttgtttattttttaaacttgtcAATTAAATAGCCAAACAACTATAATAAGTGTACCAAATTTAACTTACCCAACACACTGAATGCCTTCCTCTTTAGTCACTGCATTTTTACCAAAATGCCTATCGCCATCTTTTAACCGAAGATGATTCACCTGACTACAtaagttttgaagaaaaggaagaagcacCTGTGGAACAGCTACATTTGGGGGTTTACTCGCTTGTTCCTGCATATGCAAAGATCCCATGACTTTAAAATCATTTCTGAGGTCAACTGTATTTTGCTGAGCAGCAAGTCTTTCAGAATCAAGAGTATTCCCTCTTTCAGGTACCTGTGAGTTCAGATCATGacttatttttaagtgttcatACACTGTTTCACTTGTTAAATGATTTTTAACAGGCACAGGTTCAGCAGCTGATTGGTCTCGTGATGTCTGAATAGCTGCACTGCGCAATCCATCTATTGCATGATCACCTCCAAGGTCTGAATTTTTCCCAAAGATCCAGTTAAATTTGTCTTCGAG from Falco biarmicus isolate bFalBia1 chromosome 9, bFalBia1.pri, whole genome shotgun sequence encodes:
- the C9H10orf88 gene encoding ATPase PAAT isoform X1 — its product is MASGSAAGLAAEPCCVAAGCSWPCAPPGGLARALCLRREAGGGEASTEAVVVERRAGGEAPCVLHLECRPGGAAEMVSVGILSEARNMEVYVGEEYCGTGRGQSLGAARTAGETDKVTLYKKYLKFECPAASCRIKLLSIGEKQRVLISKIIVQVKTVSAKLATDFPSLGSSIDLDRVQTIMESMGSKLSPGAQQLMDMVRCQQKNSLSLEDKFNWIFGKNSDLGGDHAIDGLRSAAIQTSRDQSAAEPVPVKNHLTSETVYEHLKISHDLNSQVPERGNTLDSERLAAQQNTVDLRNDFKVMGSLHMQEQASKPPNVAVPQVLLPFLQNLCSQVNHLRLKDGDRHFGKNAVTKEEGIQCVGVEQQPICSYLEKIISKNMELMEKKLMDYIDRQIQTLQTHIDNKMVLLMDLVQNSTPNKIAQAHYDSNEGFSNGER
- the C9H10orf88 gene encoding ATPase PAAT isoform X2; the encoded protein is MASGSAAGLAAEPCCVAAGCSWPCAPPGGLARALCLRREAGGGEASETDKVTLYKKYLKFECPAASCRIKLLSIGEKQRVLISKIIVQVKTVSAKLATDFPSLGSSIDLDRVQTIMESMGSKLSPGAQQLMDMVRCQQKNSLSLEDKFNWIFGKNSDLGGDHAIDGLRSAAIQTSRDQSAAEPVPVKNHLTSETVYEHLKISHDLNSQVPERGNTLDSERLAAQQNTVDLRNDFKVMGSLHMQEQASKPPNVAVPQVLLPFLQNLCSQVNHLRLKDGDRHFGKNAVTKEEGIQCVGVEQQPICSYLEKIISKNMELMEKKLMDYIDRQIQTLQTHIDNKMVLLMDLVQNSTPNKIAQAHYDSNEGFSNGER